The genomic interval CAGCCAGTCCCCAGCCCCATTCCAGGACCAGGAAAAATACAGgactacccccccaccccatatcTGCTCTTCTACTCCCAGATCCACCATTTGTTCCTATTTTTAGTGACTGGATGACAGTTCTTTCTCTATTTGTCATATCCAATGAAAAATAATCACCCAGTTTCCTGCATGCCTTCAAGATTTTTGATTGTTATAAATTCTTCTCTTGAAGGCATGAAAATAACATCTATGAAATCATGAATGAGTTTTAGTAGATTTGTAAAACAGCTGTCAGTTTTCAGTGTGCTGCATCTCCCAGTCCCCACACAAGTTATTAGGTTGTGCTTATATCCCAGTTCTCATATTCAGCTGGGCTGTTTTTTGATTAGCTGAATATCAACCTCATAACAAGAAGTAGCCTACAGAGATACAGTTGGCGCCGTTTGGGTTACATTTCAGATGCCTGATGAGATATCCCTGCTCTCAAATGCAGGTTTGCTCTTTCCAACCCGCACTAAGAAAGCTAAAATCTCCATCATATCGGCTTCCCGTCTGCCATCAGCATGCCCAGCATTTCCCGTGGAAGCCAAGGTGTCCATCAGCGATGTCAAGCATTTATCTGAACTTCGTCCATTTCTGTGGGAAGCGGTCTCACATGCACAGCATTCCTTCTGCTGTAGGTAACCATCGCTGACTAGGTCCAGAGAACTGAGGGATAGAATGGCTGGTATTCCAGACGAGGGGGAGGAagatacaaaacacaaaatgctCTGGTATAGTCACAACTGCAGGTTTGTCTTGGCACAATGACTCAAACCACAGCTGTCTTGAAGTGTGAAATGTCGGCCTTCTGTATTTTCCATCATGTAGCACAGAATTTTACATTCAGGGGTAACCGCAGCAAGTAGATAACAGAAACATGTACCAGAGCAACTGAAACacagagggaacaaaaacgtggattTTCTGGTGGTGCCTGAGAACCAGGTTGGGAAATACTTTTTCAGTCAATACTTATCACCTTTAAAGGTAATGTGGCCTGCCATCTATTGGGTGTAACATTGTCACCTTTAAAGGTAATGTGGCCTGCCATCAATTGGGTGTAACATTGTCACCTTTAAAGGTAATGTGGCCTGCCATCTATTGGGTGTAACATTGTCACCTTTAAAGGTAATGTGGCCTGCCATCTATTGGGTGTAACATTGTCACCTTTAAAGGTAATGTGGCCTGCCATCTATTGGGTGTAACATTGTCACCTTTAAAGGTAATGTGGCCTGCCATCTATTGGGTGAAACAATGTCACATTCTGTCCCCCACAGCATCTTGATGCCAAAATGCAAAGTGCTGTGAGAAAGCCCAGGGCAGCAGGGCTGACCCGCAGAAGGGGGCAGCAGGGAGTGAATATTCTGGTGAAAGCAATGAGGAGAAGCCAGGAGGTATCAGGGACAGCCTGTCTTGGTCTTCCGGAACATTCCAGGACAGGAAAAAAGGGCATATTTTCATTGTGACAGTCAGTGTTCCAAGACTAAAGCACTAGCTAAACAGGAGCTCTGAGGAGAACCGCGAGGAACCGGCGGTCCAGGGTTCAGCTGATCCTAGAGCATCTGATCGCACAACCTGAACCCTCTATTCAGCATCAGTACCAGTAAGACCGTCAGAGGAGGCTGCCTGACCACACACCTCTACTGTGAGCCCAGTCAGTAAAGTGCTGTAGCAAATCAGTAAAGTGACTGAGCTTACAGCCATACGTTTGCATGGGGTCCTTCTTCTCAGTCCCCATACTGGGCTTGGTGACGAATTGGCCTGCAGGACATACTGGAGTAAAGCAGCATATACTCTACACCTCACTGAAGGGGGAGTAACAGCCAGCAGCAGATCACATGGGGCATTTGTGAGGTGTGGTGAACTGTATTGAGCATGGTGCGTTTCAAGAGTAGAATGAGCAGTTCTCATCCGGTCACTTTCCACCCTAcactgacacctgctggtcattTACTGCTGTTACAGACACCTGCTGTGTGACCTTCCTGTCTGGATTTTTCTGGATAGTTCACATGTGGGCCAAAGCAGTAACCCTTCATGCGCTGGCTCATTAACAGGAGGCTGcagctaatccacaaaaaccaCTTAAGAGACAATGACTTGAACAGAAAAGTAAAACTCCATAATGAAGAACGTTTTATTAAAAACCCCTTAACAGCCTGACAGCAAACATCACCTCATGCTCCACCAGCAGCTAGTTAAAGGACATGCGACTCCATTCCTGCTCCCAGACTTGCTTTTCAGTTCATTACATTCTATTATATTAATGGGTTAAAGAGAAGAAGCATATCCTTACTTACACATTATGTATAGCTTTTTCTAAAAAGTATGATAACATAAATTAAGTAAAAATATCAAAGCGACAGCCAGCTTTGTTCTAGCACTCATATTTACCACTATTAAACAGATTTAAAAGCATTGCGTCACTGGAGTGCGTCCCAGAGTCATAACATTTGACAATTAAATCAAATGTTTGTCATAATTGAAATGTGTCAGTCATTTGaacttaaattaaatttaagttcAAACGTATGTAGGGACAATAAAGGCCCGAACCGAGGGATGCAGGTCTCCAACACACACGAAAACCAGACGGACAGTCACAGACAAATATCCTCCTGCAAAACACACACCTGCACCAATAAAAGACAACTCTGTTTTCAAAGTGAAATAAATACAGCTTAGTGTTAGTGCAGTAAGTAGGTGGGActgatggcgggggggggggggggggcaatgtttAATTACAGCCCAAAGCTCATTTTTACCATCATCTCCTTCAGTGGGCATAAATACATAGAGAATCACTGTGGTTCTAATGGGACACCACCAGGAGGAGgaccccccccagctcagcccACCCCCTCCGGCGACAGATGGCAGGGTTGGGCTCATTTAGCAGCCTGCCAGATGATGAGAGCCAGGATGGTGACGACCAGGGACAGCACCAGGGCTAGGATGCACATCTTCTTGCGGGACTTTTTCTGCAAGATGACAGGGGACAGAGAAAACAAAGCATGTAGACTGAAGGCTGTCAGTGACCCTGTTGGAATCCTTTACAGGATTATAGGTACAGAGAACTACTTGGTACCATTTCAAGCGTCGCTAAAACTGAAACACCCCTCAAGAGCACCAGCAGGCCCCCAGAGCTCACCTGATAGTAAGCTGCCCTCTGCAGCTGCTCCGCACCCCGCTCCACGTGAACCTCCGCGCTCTCCACGTTGGCCTCGATGCTGTCTGCAGAGCACACAAAACAGCAGCAGCTAGACGTCACATGTACCGCTGTGTATCCAGCACCTGCCCAAGCCCTGCCTGGGTGTGGCTGCGCGGGAAGCTCCTCCGTACACAGGGCACGGcctcgtggggggggggcactgcgtGGGGGGGCCCTAAAGAAGAGCGAAGGGTTATACTCACCGATCATTTCTCCCTGGTCGTGGATCATCACAGCTAAATCCTTGAAGATCTGGTTCACATCCAATATGTCTGACTATGATGAAAACAGACAAATGAGAGCTGCTCAAATCGACCCTTAAACAACAGATCTAAACATCACACAAAGACACCAGAACAAATTAATACAGCCTATATATAAAAGGATTAAATTGCATAGTGGCCAGAAGAACCATCTCCGTTCGGCCAAGGTGTCGCTAGCAACTCTTTTAAGAATCTCTGACATTTAAATCTCCTTCACACAGGTTCTTGGATGTACAGGTCTAGTATGTATACTAGTAGGTCTAGTATGTATAGTATGTATACTAGTAGGTCTAGTATGTATAGTATGTATACTAGTAGGTCTAGTATGTACAACACAGAGTGGTTTTGAGCAGTTCAGTGTCCCGGCAGTGGACTTACCTCCAGCTGGCGAAGGCTGGTCTCCCGTTCCTTGATGAGCTCCAGGTCCTCCTCAGTAATAGGAGGCTCCTCTGTCTGGGCCTGGCCCTGCTGGCCCCAGTCATCACTGCAGCCAACAACACAGCCACATAAGGACATGAGGGTCACAGAagtgctgccctctagtggacgCTCAAGTAGAACGACACTTCACAAAGAGCAGGAGGAacactcaaaccctggtctTGGAGGGGTGACGTATAGACAGTTGAATTGAAGTTAAGGAACTCACTTCTCAAACGAGACAAGCTGTTCATCACGGTCTTCGGCCTGTGGGAGGACAGAAACTTTCACAGTCACTTATACAAAGATTTAAGAGAAAAATACACACATCTGGAATATTTAAATGAATATGTATATACTGCGAACATATCCAGTCCACTGCACATCAGGAGTGTGGTATGTAACAGGCTGGTTAGTGACTGACAAGACAAAGGTCCAATGACAGCAGAGCCTTACAGAGAGGCGGGACCCGGCCCGGGCACGAGCCACTGACTCCTTCTCCTTCTCTGCCGCCCGTCGCTGCACCACCTGGAAGTTGTTGAGCGCAGCTGAGAAGTCATTCATCAGGCGATCCTTCTGGATCTTCTGCTGACGCTGAAAGCAAGACAGAGTGGTTGGAGATGCCCTCAGCTGAACGCCTTCAGGAACAGCTCAGGACTAGAGATGCAAGATATACTGGTTAACAGATCAGTACTGGCCGGCAGTTGTTTAAATCTGCATATGGGTATTACTCTGATATATCAACCTTGGCCCACACTTCCAggtacgcccccccccacccccagcaaatATCACTAGCAGTAAAAGTGACTCGAAGGTTAGCCAGTGATTGGTATTagcaatattagacaaaaagATATCAACTACCTAAAGGCCTTGTCTATTTACACACCCCGATCCCAGACCCAGGCTACCTCAAGGCCTTGTCCATTTACACACCCGATCCCAGACCCAGGCTACCTCAAGGCCTCGTCTATTTACACACCTGAACCAAGACCACAGCTACTACAAGCCCTTGCTCATCTCCACACTGGAACACAGACCAAGGCTCCCTCAAGGCCCTGTTCATTTACACACCTGAAAACAGGAGCTGGTACATGATCAGGCACCATAAGTAACTCTGCACTCACCTGCTCGGAGGGGGACAGTGGCTGCGGCAGTGAGCCCAGTTCCTTCAGGTACCGGTTGGTGTCCTTGGCCAGCTGGTTGGTATGGTGCTGTACCTGCTGCCTGTAACCAAAAGAAACCACATGTAACCCAGATGACAGGTGTCAGTGACAGGAAGGTTTCTTTAGGTGACACTGGATGGTAATGCAAAGCAAGAAGAAGCTCTCACAGCTTGTCGTGCAGCTCAGCAGTGTCCTGCTTTGTCCCAAGCTGGTACAACAAGCTCTTAATCTGGGCAGCTGTGAGTGAAAAGACACATGGGAGTCAGACAGGGGGGACCTGAACATCACCTGAAATGTTAAGTAGAAGCCGTGTATAATTATCAACTACATGTCTGATCTCACTTCAAGTAAGTATTCAACCCTGATCAGTCCAATCACAACATCAGACAAACTAAACTCACTGTTCTGCGTGATCTTCTGGATGTTCACGCTGCATGTCTGAATGAGGGAGCCAAAGTCCCGTGGCTGCGAGTGATAGGCGTCTGTCTTCCCGTAAGACATGGCGGATCTGTCGTCAGGAGCCCTCCAGCAGAGCAAGGAAGACGGGCCGGGGCAGGCGAAGGGCGGGACTACTCAGGAGCTCCCTACGGGACACAAGCAGAGGCTCGGGTGAGTCACGAGCATTGGCGGAAGAATGGCGGGTATATGAGAAAGTCAGAAAAGTGTTTTACATAACAAGTTACCAATTATATAACCAGAGAAATGGTGAATCTGGAAACAGGAGACAGACTGACAGTTTCACAGTAAATCTTTTATAACCATTTAAACTTAGGCCTTACTAGACAATTTCCTCCACAGGAACCCATTTAAAGAGCTAGATATTTTTAGCAAGTTAGGTTAAGCACTTCAAACACAGCTATACCGGAAGACCCCTGTGGTCCGACAGGCAGCCTTCATTgtccacacccaccacaataCCTGCCAATTTTAACCACTCACTGGtctaagcctctgtgtctgtggtcagaaggtcgcAGGTTCGAGCCCGACCTCGGCACGTCTacgggtccttcagcaaggcccttaacccccagctccctgggcactacTACGGGGGGCTGCCCATCACAGCCcgtttgctctcacctacagagaccaagttggggggggtgtaaagagaatttccccaatGGGATCAATATAGTATCAATTACCATTATTCAAAGCAGACATTCAAGGCGAAAGATCCAGAAAAGAAAGCTGCTTGTTTCACTTCTGATTTTCTTGACGCACCGACTATGTATCAGAACTGGCTTTTAAAATGCTCTAATTGCCAAATAGGACGATTCACTCGCCCCGCTGGTGACTGTCCTGCACGGAACACTCCCAGTTTTCACACATGTACACAATCACTGGGCAGAGGAGCAACCCAAACTCACAGATGCCCTGCATGTCTACAGAAAATGCCAAAAGAGCTACAGCACATTTAAACCCACTGACAGGGCGGCAGGACCCCATCCTCCCC from Paramormyrops kingsleyae isolate MSU_618 chromosome 9, PKINGS_0.4, whole genome shotgun sequence carries:
- the LOC111851111 gene encoding syntaxin-12, with protein sequence MSYGKTDAYHSQPRDFGSLIQTCSVNIQKITQNTAQIKSLLYQLGTKQDTAELHDKLQQVQHHTNQLAKDTNRYLKELGSLPQPLSPSEQRQQKIQKDRLMNDFSAALNNFQVVQRRAAEKEKESVARARAGSRLSAEDRDEQLVSFENDDWGQQGQAQTEEPPITEEDLELIKERETSLRQLESDILDVNQIFKDLAVMIHDQGEMIDSIEANVESAEVHVERGAEQLQRAAYYQKKSRKKMCILALVLSLVVTILALIIWQAAK